From the genome of Primulina eburnea isolate SZY01 unplaced genomic scaffold, ASM2296580v1 ctg1459_ERROPOS10500000+, whole genome shotgun sequence:
tctgatcaatactcaaatcaagacataatctgatcaatgtcaatgatacaacaatacaatctcaatcaatactgaatctaatCAATATATTTTTACTGATGTTTTGACAGCATAATAATACAGTCCCGATAACCTCGTCAGTCtccacatcacagatataataaccGAACTCATAATAATTATCtgtaccagtcataatctcaacaatAATAGACAGtaatctcaaatctgtataatctcgaTTATATcggttctgaaaatcataacaattacataactagtctgttcttcgatctgacttcaattatatactgaCCAGTATATCTAGAACACATGATATCAGTCAAATCATAATTcccccaatatcataatttcaaacggtatcaaaacgtaacaaaacttacgtccagttttagctgtcgtcgctaggaactcggtactaaactcggattcaaaatttgacggacggatctttcgtaattcaaattctaaaatcaaaagcTTACGAATTCCCCGACTTCTCGATTCTTCCTCCTTTATCTTTCTGAATCCAAAGcttgatatatatttatatatatatatatatatatatatatatatatatatatatatatatatatatatatatatatatatatatatatatatatatatatatatatatatatatacacgttgcataTAGAGAACAAGTGTCAAATTTTCcttctgcatgactcgcgcatatgcgcgcccaagccccacgcatatgcgcgagacctactgtctcgtgcacacacacacactcgcgcatatgtgcgtaCTATCTCTGCGCCCAACGTTCTGTTTTGCACTCGGGCTACTGGACACCCCGCGCATGTGTGCGCCTTcaagccgcgcatgtgcgcgtaatGTTCTGCCTACCTCGCGCAGATGCGTCTGattgggtcgcgcatatgcgcgagggctctTCCTCACACCTACTTCCGTTTCTCTTTCGTCTTTTCCGGTCTAGTccattccgtctataattacatctcaattaacaataaatcatattaattatcgtcaaatcatttcagattacggtaatccaaATTTCGGGCCTTACACTTTGCAAAATTTGCTAATTAAAATGCTtaacattattttatttcactcgataaattaaatttgacaTTGAAACGCTTAAATTcaaaaaccatttaaaataaattataatttcatggcttaaaataaaaatataacattaaATTTTAGTACCTCAACCGTCTCTAGTCTCATTTCCCAGACCAACATCGAATATTCTTATGCAAATCTAAActcgagaaaacattttaaattacataaaaattaatatatatgcatttaaaacaatttaaacaTATAGCATGcctcatttaaataattaattaaataagtaaCAATTATAATTATGTAAAcctcatgcatgatttatgatttgcaGGTTTTTTTTCCTTCTCATGTCATCGGTCAAATCAAGGTTATAATTcattaatttgtatttttatcagattttagttatttttttcATAAGATTACTATTGTGTTATTAGAAAAGTATGGCAGCAAACTAAGATAGGAAAAACTAAAACTGAAAAAACGTGTAAGTTACAAGGTCCTTAGGAATGTAAACGAGTTAGGTCGAACAATATCAAACTTGAGCTAGATCCAAGCTTTTATTACGAGTTGTGAGGTCGACTTGTTTTGAAATTACGAAGCTCGCGAATAGTTTGAGCTCAATTTATTAATAGATCGTTTATCATGTTTAAAAGCCtaactcgagctcggctcgtcaATCAAACCCATTTTTGAGCTCGTTAAACAAACTATTTTTGGAGTTGATAATGAATTTTTAGGCAAAATATcaattaaaatatgataatgaaaagggatacatctcatttTATAGTTTCTCAGTTCTTTCTAGTTAACTAATCTCGTAATGTGGGATAAGCTACACTCATGGCGTAAAAAATAGCCCAACAAAGTATCAGTGCTTGAGCTTGAGTTATATGAACGGCTCGCGAGTTTACGAGCTGAATATCATTAcgttcgagctcgattcgaattttaaattaattttttatttaatcgaACTCTGAACAACTCACGAACGTTTTATTTTGTTTACTTATTTGATTGTGCTCTGATTCTATTTGAaattgttatatttaaataattattaaactgtataaaaataataattttttaaagaaaCACACATCCCGAGAGTCTCCGGTTTATCTAATAAAGTAAAAAACACACAGCCGACATTCCAATAAAGGATCCACACTCTTTCCCAACCCAATTACATTACATTACATTACATTACATTACGACAGCAACTTCACAGAGCTAAATCATGGCAGGCTTGCAGAGATCTGTAGTATCCTTCAGGAGACAAGGATCTTCAGGTTTGGTTTGGGACGAAAAACTGACTCAGCTAGTCAATCAGCAGGATAAAGAGAACAATAAACCTCAACTTGAAGGCCAACAAGATCCGGCCGCGACGGTGCCCACCAAGAACTCACCGCCGCCACCCGTATTGACGATCGAGAGGAGCCGATCCAACGGCGGAGGAAGAGGGTTTCGTACTGGACGGGTATCTCCCGCGATTGAGCCGCCGTCTCCTAAGGTTTCTGCTTGTGGGCTTTGCAGTGCCTTTGGTAAACAAGACAAgaaccgccgccgccgccgccttcCCCCGGCGAGACCCGGCAAGCGCGTGGTGTGACGTCTCGAGAGAGGTCGGAATCGGATATCTTAGGGGCGGCTGCGCGTGGGTGCCACGTGATCATCCTCGATGAAATTGAGGTGTAGTAGTTTGGAGTTTgaaaagataaaagaaaaggaTCGTGTTTTTTGTccttttgaatttataataattatgttttttcaccttcatctttttttttttattatatagataattatgtaatatatattatattatattatctgTATGTGAATTTGAAGATTGCTATTTTAATTTGTTGAAGTTTTTTTTCATCTGCGTGTCTGTATCAATAAAATAGATTGATTCGACCATCCATCGTTAAAAAAGAAACAATATTTTttgtaaataatattttttcatgaatttgaTCGAACAAGAGACTATTTCACAAAATTATCTTATTAAACGATCGTACAAAAATTTGtgttattttcttttcttttttaattgTGTAGATCAAGTTTTACTTTCGTTAAATTTCAGCAATTATAGTGTGCTGGAAATGTAACCAAAGATCAACTTAGGTTTTAGAAGAAAATTTAATTTAGCTGCAGAGAATTAAATTGAAATACTCCAAAAATCGTATACATATATTTtctaataaaatcatgaaaatctAAGCCGTTTTTTTTCCTATTCGTGTCCCTAAACTCTTAAAATAAACGATAttgctttatttttattttctgaaattttattttctatcaAAGATGTGTGCAGATCGAATTCAAGTAGTGATGTCAATTCGGGTGGATTGGGTCAGGTTGAGCAATAGTACTATTAAAAAATAGCTTAATCCGAACTCGAGCCAACCCGAAAATTTTCAACCCAAACTTGAACCCCAATAAACCTGATCTACTCATCAACTCATATAATctggttttaaatttttttaaaaaaaattcaaaaaaaaaataataataatattttaatttaaacacataataacaaaatttagaGTAATAATATCTTAGGTTATAATAATATTGAAAGGAAGAATTTGATCAATTGTCTCCATCTAATTGTAGCTCTAACACCAGTCAATCTTCATGCGTAAAAAGCTAGTGCAACCCACTCTTTTAAAACGACAAAGATAATGGAAGCCAAGAAACCAGCGTCAAAGAAATAGATGAGGaaattgatatttttcactgataCTGGTGGCTTAGTACTAGACGTCCCCTACGAATTATAGATAAAAtgcaatttaaatattttataaagtataaatataaataatattccAAGTATCACGCTCTTCCAATCGGACTGTGCCTCCACAGGATCTGGGCCATCAATTTTAAAGAAATTGGTGGATCCAACATATATGTGGTTAAAACAAGGTCTTTGATCTTCTAATGAAGACAGTGTCCCACAAGGTAGGATGAAATCTTCCCTTTCAATCAATATCTCATTAACTCTTCCAATCATATAATTCTGAAAAGTTTAACACTTGATCTTGACATCTCTACCAGTCGTTGAAATAAGTGTGCAACTTTACTAAAATTTATAAAACTATGTGCAGTTTTATTAATGAGTTTAATAGGCAGTGCAGCACACTATAATTGCTAAATTGCTATAATTGTAATATCATTAACTGCCTATAGTGCAATATCTCATTAACTCTTCCAATCATATAATTCTGAGAAGTTTAACCCTCGATTTAAATCTTTTATATTATTTGCTACGTTTCTATTCCTTCCTTAACTCGAACAAATATCTATCCCAATTAAACTGAGTCGATATTTTTAACGAGTATGATACCACCCCATCCATCTTTTCATCCGGTAGTGTTGGTCTCATGTACGACAACTTGagataataatatgaaaataaagtataaaattAGACATCGAGATTTACGTGAAAAACCCctaaaaaattattacaggGTAAAAACACGGGTAAGATAAAAAGAATTCCACCATAGTATTTTATGGTGTACAActactcactgtgtttccaaagaaaataaacaccCTCTTAAGACATGAGAACAAACACCTCATAAATATCATAAAACAAATAACTCAAATgatataagatgagagaaataAGTCGAGGGATGTTTTTTAATGATGAGAGAAAACACTTATTTATAGGTGATTTATAATGTCTGACtgcaaaatattcatcaaaTCCTTGGGCAAAATCTGCAGCCAAATTTGACAAACATCTACAAACTTTTTTTTGACTAAATGACATCTATCATTCAATGCATTATTTTtgccgacatttctcccacttggagatttgattgagaatcaaacacatctccagAGATCGTTTCCATCTTGCCATTATCTGCTGCTTATGTTTCTGCTAGGCCACTTGAGGATCTAGAATATAcaaacttatcagtgttcaTTATCTTGGTCATAATATCAACTATGTTATCCtttgtatggatcttctgcatatctacacttccttcttctactacttcttACACAAAATAAAATTGGAATCCAACGTGTTTCGACCTGGAATAAAAGGCTGGATTAATTGTCACAAAAAAAATGAACATTATATTGTTTGTGCTCAATCTCCTCTAATAAACTTTTAATCCATATTACCTCGTTACATGCTTGAGTAGCTGACATGTATTCTACCTCAGTTGTAGATAACTCCACTACTGTTTATCAgctgcaagtgtaaacacataaccagtagtagattttctcttatTAGAATCagctgcataatctgaatcgacatagcccctgagtataaaatataatcctccataacataatgcaacaTTTGATGTACtcttaatgtatctaaggatcgTCTTAAATATACTCCAATGCTCTCGACCAGGTTTCGCCATAACTACTCCCACTGGTTGAGCAATGTCTGGTTTTGTACAGATTatggcgaacatcaaacttcccactgctgatgtatatggtactcgagacatctctaTCATCTCTGCTTCAttgctaggacacatctcggaggacTTGAAGTTAATAGGAAGAGAGTTGAAATTGaattactatcttgcatgttgaagcaatgcaagactttcttcaaataatttttctaggaaagaaaaatttttctGTACTTCTGTCTCGATGAACTAGCATCCCtacttgcatccctagaatcttgtttgctagttccaagtccttcatatcaaattccctagccaactgtgccttcaatcattggacctgatctttgttggggcaTCCTAGAAACATCTCATCCACATACAACAACAACAAGATAATATAATCATCatcagacctcttgaaatatgtacaagggtctgcactcagtctgttgtatATAAGGCTCATAATATAAGAATCAAATATCTTGTATCAGCATCTCGACGTCTCTTTTGGACCGTACAAAAAATTtttcaacctgcaaaccaaaTTCTATTTGCTTTTTTCagcaaaaccttctggctggaacatatagatttcttcttcaatatGTCCATGAATAAATGAcgttttcacatctagctgttTTAAATGTAGGTCAAATACAACACACAACACCAACACTACTATGACTattgtaagccgaaccacatGAGAAAAtgtctcattgaagtcaatgccttctttctgagcatataATTTTACCATCAATCTAGAACGACATCATTCCACTTGGTTATTGTCATaacgcttgatcttatagacccatctgttatcaatggatttcatccttcgtggtagtgtaacaagatcccatgTTTTATTCTTATCTAATGCCTCCAATTCTTCATATTGCTATCATCTAGAAAGATACATCCGAGCTCTGAGTAACCTCTTGGAAACTtgatggctcaccatcctctgataatagatAATATGCAATATTACTTTCgatgacataatctgaaagccaacttGGTGGTCTTTAGACTCGAGTTGACagcctcacattggaaacctcagactcaacatgttcttgtaTGTCGTGTTCTGGTAATGCTTCACAAGAAATTTGACTTCCGTCCGCTTATTTTCCACATGAAATATAGTAATTTCTAAATTCAGTATGACTTTGTCACCCTTTaatttatcttcctcgaagataacaccTCTGCTGATTAAAATCTCGTGGACAGTAGGATCTCGTAAGACAAACCTATTTACTCTATCAGCATAATTCAAGAAGATACACTTTTTGGATTTTGAATTCAATTTTGATCTTTCATGATtattgtacagaacgtacacagaatttccaaatgtatgcaaatgagaataatcagCTAGGTTCCCAGTCCATATCTCCATCGAAGTCTTTACATCAATCGACACCAAAGGaaaacgattgataatataaaaaGCATTTTTAACTGCTTCCACTCAAAAGGACTTGTCTAGACCTGCAGTCCTccacatagctcttgttctatCCAACAAGGTTCTGTTCATTCGCTCTGCCACCCCATTCTGTTGAGGCATGTAAGCCGTCGTGAATTGCCATTAGATGCCCTCATGTTGATAAAATGCATCAAATTCGTCTATTGAACATTCTTTaccattgtcagtcctcagacactCGATTTTCTTTTCACAATCAAATTCAACCTGCGCTTTTAAATCTTTGAAGATCTgaaaaacatctgatttcttcttgattggataaACTCAATATCTCtttgagaaatcatcaatagagaaatcatcaatgaacgagacaaagtatctccCTCCTCCTAGGGATGCAACCGGTGCTTGTCAAACATCTGAATGAATCAGCTCTAGTATGCTTTTTCTTCTGGCAGTAGAAGTGGCAACTTTAATCTGTATTATTTACTGTTAAGACAATGCTCACAAAGGGTAGTTACTCTTTTGTAAGTTCCAGCCGGAGTTTCCGTTCTGATCAAATTTTCGACCCTCGTTCTGAAAATGCCTGAgttttctatgccataacactgttaattcttctcctgtACCAATTGATACAACAGCTAGTTCCGCTTCTTTGcgtgtttctcccaaaagtacatacaaATTTGCAGCAACTTTTTCCGCTTTCATAACCACAAGCACACCCTGCACAATTTTCCTGATCTCGTTCTCGATACAAGTTTTACACCCAATATCATCCAATTGTACaaaggacaaaagattttttgTCAGTCCCTTCACATGTCGTCATGTATAGTGCGAATGATgccatcaaatatttttattttaatagtatcgaccccagcgatttccaaggcatgatcatttcccatgaatacatATCCTCTCGAGACTGGTTAATAATGATCAAACAATTCTCTTTGAGACATAATGTGCCACGTCGCTCCCGAATCCATAATTTGTGTGTCACAAAATTTTTGCTTGCGTTTGTACGGTtgctgcttcgctgaataatatttcaccactgcctgaagtactggtcacatttccttgagaactcttctcgatactcgtacactctctCTTGAAGTGCCATTTACCGCCACATTTAGGAAAATCTTGTTGTGTAgtgacttgacctcgtacatctttgtcatAGTATCCCAGATAAATTTTGTTGTTTTAATCTCAGAGGTACTTGACAGTACTTCATTTGCTGTAGACAAGTGTAAATTGACAACAACAACATTATTATTAATCTCATTCCACTTTTCATCATCCATCGTTTTCACGAGTCTATCTCCAATAACCGCCAAGCAATTCTTCCTTATTAAAACTGCTTGTATAATTATTTTCGACATCATAAAATTACTTCCATTAAATTTTGTTATCTCGTACTTGTCTGCCATTATGTCTACGACAATTATTAgactggacaaaataatcccgtCTTAATAATAAATCTTTTCTGGTGTagaagatcagtctaggctaCAACCAAAGAgcatactcaaaattttaaaccaagaCTCTGATATCACTTGTTGGTCTCACGTGCAGTAACTTGagataataatatgaaaataaaatataaaataatcacCGAGATTTGCGTGGAaaaccctaaaaattattagggtaaaaaccacagACAAGATGAAATAATTTcgctataatattttatgatgtacaaccactcactgtgtttccaaaaaTAACATATATTATCTTAATAAAAGAGAACAAATACATTCACAAATATTATAACTAAGAACTCGAATGTTGTAAGATGAGAGAAATAATTCAAGGGATGTTCCGGATGTTTTATAATTATGAGAGAAATCACCTATCATGTCAGAATGCAAAACATTCATCAAATATTTCGGTCAATTTTGCAGCCAAATTTGACAAACATCTGCCACCTTTTTTTGACTAAATGACATCTATCATTCAATGTATTATTTTTGTTCCTTTATCCTCTTTGCAAATAATTATATCCAATATATGATTAACTATATAAAAAGCTTAATAATTCGGTGAAATGTATTAGAAACAAAATTTATTACACGAATATTTTATATAGATcacacatgaaaaaatattaatttctatgtgaaaatattacatattattgtaaatatgggcaTAGTTGGCGCGTCTAacagatccgtctcacaaaatacctaCTAATCTATTGTCACTCCGGAAAATT
Proteins encoded in this window:
- the LOC140820783 gene encoding uncharacterized protein At1g15400-like, producing the protein MAGLQRSVVSFRRQGSSGLVWDEKLTQLVNQQDKENNKPQLEGQQDPAATVPTKNSPPPPVLTIERSRSNGGGRGFRTGRVSPAIEPPSPKVSACGLCSAFGKQDKNRRRRRLPPARPGKRVV